Proteins found in one Quercus robur chromosome 2, dhQueRobu3.1, whole genome shotgun sequence genomic segment:
- the LOC126715630 gene encoding uncharacterized protein LOC126715630 isoform X2 — MSVPLAVMTFNLHEDQPPDSPNSWEKRRDLCISVITSYSPAILCTQQGVKSRLDYLHQCLPGYDQFGVSRKGPQDTSDEHCTIFYDKEKVELVEGGTFWLSESPSVPGSMSWGSVVPCIATWATFQLKGVEPPGFSFQIVNTNMDELSPRARRRSALLTWQHIASLPPNISVVYCGGFNTQKESTTGRFLLGRSREHGVVGDMRDVWPNARVRKNVSLIRTYHGFKGDKQGALEYLKLIFRALCLCWDRQTQDLHIDWILFRGRSLIPVSCEVVSDNIDGYYPSSHYPIFAEFMLPRNVRALEPPAREPPTLEPPTQEPPTPEPPTREPPTLEPPAREPPTLEPPAREPPT, encoded by the exons ATGAGTGTACCTTTGGCTGTGATGACCTTTAATCTTCATGAAGATCAACCACCAGACAGTCCTAATTCATGGGAGAAGAGGAGGGATTTATGTATCAGTGTCATCACCAGCTACTCCCCTGCGATTCTCTGTACCCAACAAG GAGTGAAATCTCGATTGGATTATCTTCATCAGTGCTTACCag GTTATGATCAATTTGGAGTATCAAGGAAAGGACCACAAGACACTTCAGATGAACATTGCACCATCTTCTATGACAAGGAGAAG GTAGAGCTGGTAGAAGGTGGAACTTTCTGGTTGTCGGAGTCACCTTCTGTCCCTGGAAGCATGTCATGGGGTTCTGTGGTTCCATGTATTGCAACATGGGCG ACATTCCAATTGAAAGGAGTCGAGCCACCAGGGTTTTCCTTTCAGATAGTCAATACAAACATGGATGAGTTAAGCCCTCGTGCCCGTAGACGAAGTGCTTTACTCACATGGCAGCACATTGCATCCCTACCTCCTAACATATCAGTTGTATACTGTGGAGGATTCAACACACAAAAGGAATCAACTACAGGGCGTTTTCTTCTTGGGAGATCAAG GGAGCATGGTGTTGTGGGGGACATGAGGGATGTATGGCCCAATGCTCGTGTGAGGAAAAATGTTTCTCTAATACGCACTTACCATGGATTCAAAG GTGACAAACAGGGAGCTCTTGAATACCTCAAGTTGATTTTCAGAGCTCTATGCCTTTGCTGGGATCGCCAAACCCAGGATTTACATATAGATTGGATTCTTTTCAGGGGTAGATCTCTTATTCCTGTTTCATGTGAAGTGGTGAGTGATAACATTGATGGGTATTATCCTTCTTCCCACTATCCCATATTTGCTGAATTTATGCTTCCTCGTAATGTGAGAGCACTTGAACCACCCGCACGAGAGCCACCCACACTTGAACCACCCACTCAAGAGCCACCCACACCTGAACCACCCACTCGAGAGCCACCCACGCTTGAACCACCAGCTCGAGAGCCACCCACACTTGAACCACCAGCTCGAGAACCACCCACCTGA
- the LOC126715630 gene encoding uncharacterized protein LOC126715630 isoform X1, which yields MSVPLAVMTFNLHEDQPPDSPNSWEKRRDLCISVITSYSPAILCTQQGVKSRLDYLHQCLPGYDQFGVSRKGPQDTSDEHCTIFYDKEKVELVEGGTFWLSESPSVPGSMSWGSVVPCIATWATFQLKGVEPPGFSFQIVNTNMDELSPRARRRSALLTWQHIASLPPNISVVYCGGFNTQKESTTGRFLLGRSRGQTRLLMAFLVLAFREHGVVGDMRDVWPNARVRKNVSLIRTYHGFKGDKQGALEYLKLIFRALCLCWDRQTQDLHIDWILFRGRSLIPVSCEVVSDNIDGYYPSSHYPIFAEFMLPRNVRALEPPAREPPTLEPPTQEPPTPEPPTREPPTLEPPAREPPTLEPPAREPPT from the exons ATGAGTGTACCTTTGGCTGTGATGACCTTTAATCTTCATGAAGATCAACCACCAGACAGTCCTAATTCATGGGAGAAGAGGAGGGATTTATGTATCAGTGTCATCACCAGCTACTCCCCTGCGATTCTCTGTACCCAACAAG GAGTGAAATCTCGATTGGATTATCTTCATCAGTGCTTACCag GTTATGATCAATTTGGAGTATCAAGGAAAGGACCACAAGACACTTCAGATGAACATTGCACCATCTTCTATGACAAGGAGAAG GTAGAGCTGGTAGAAGGTGGAACTTTCTGGTTGTCGGAGTCACCTTCTGTCCCTGGAAGCATGTCATGGGGTTCTGTGGTTCCATGTATTGCAACATGGGCG ACATTCCAATTGAAAGGAGTCGAGCCACCAGGGTTTTCCTTTCAGATAGTCAATACAAACATGGATGAGTTAAGCCCTCGTGCCCGTAGACGAAGTGCTTTACTCACATGGCAGCACATTGCATCCCTACCTCCTAACATATCAGTTGTATACTGTGGAGGATTCAACACACAAAAGGAATCAACTACAGGGCGTTTTCTTCTTGGGAGATCAAG GGGACAAACTAGATTATTGATGGCTTTTCTCGTACTGGCTTTCAGGGAGCATGGTGTTGTGGGGGACATGAGGGATGTATGGCCCAATGCTCGTGTGAGGAAAAATGTTTCTCTAATACGCACTTACCATGGATTCAAAG GTGACAAACAGGGAGCTCTTGAATACCTCAAGTTGATTTTCAGAGCTCTATGCCTTTGCTGGGATCGCCAAACCCAGGATTTACATATAGATTGGATTCTTTTCAGGGGTAGATCTCTTATTCCTGTTTCATGTGAAGTGGTGAGTGATAACATTGATGGGTATTATCCTTCTTCCCACTATCCCATATTTGCTGAATTTATGCTTCCTCGTAATGTGAGAGCACTTGAACCACCCGCACGAGAGCCACCCACACTTGAACCACCCACTCAAGAGCCACCCACACCTGAACCACCCACTCGAGAGCCACCCACGCTTGAACCACCAGCTCGAGAGCCACCCACACTTGAACCACCAGCTCGAGAACCACCCACCTGA
- the LOC126715631 gene encoding transmembrane 9 superfamily member 10 yields the protein MARGALAFQQQQRRRWISLCLLLFFFVHVDVARCFYLPGVAPQDFQLGDELKVKVNKLTSTKTQLPYSYYSLPYCPPEKIVDSAENLGEVLRGDRIENSPYVFKMREPQMCNVLCRVTLNAKTAKAFKEKIDDEYRVNMILDNLPLVVPIRRPDQENSIVYQHGFHVGLRGQYAGSKEEKHFIHNHLTFTVKIHKDPVTELSRIVGFEVRPFSIRHVYDGQWNEKTRLKTCDPHAKALVTNSETPQEVEDKKEIIFTYDVNFEESDVKWASRWDTYLLMADDQIHWFSIVNSLMIVLFLSGMVAMIMLRTLYRDISKYNQLETQEEAQEETGWKLVHGDVFRPPSNPDLLCVYAGTGVQFFGMIVVTMMFAVLGFLSPSNRGGLMTAMLLLWVFMGLFAGYFAARLYKMFKGAEWKKIALKTAFLFPATVFAIFFILNAVIWGQRSSGAVPFGTMFALVFLWFGISVPLVFVGSYVGFRKPAIEDPVKTNKIPRQIPEQAWYMNPAFSILIGGILPFGAVFIELFFILTSIWLQQFYYIFGFLFIVFLILIVTCAEITIVLCYFQLCSEDYLWWWRSYLTSGSSALYLFLYAAFYFFTKLEITKPVSGMLYFGYMLIASYSFFVLTGTIGFYACFWFTRLIYSSVKID from the exons ATGGCGAGAGGAGCTCTCGcttttcaacaacaacaacgacgaCGATGGATCTCTCTGTGTCTCTTGCTTTTCTTCTTCGTCCATGTCGATGTCGCTCGCTGCTTCTACCTCCCCGGCGTCGCTCCCCAAGATTTCCAATTG GGGGATGAGTTGAAGGTGAAAGTGAACAAATTGACCTCTACAAAAACTCAGCTTCCTTACTCGTACTATTCCCTCCCATATTGTCCTCCAGAGAAGATAGTTGACAGTGCCGAGAATCTTGGGGAGGTTCTTCGTGGTGATCGTATTGAAAACTCTCCTTATGTG TTTAAAATGAGAGAACCACAGATGTGCAATGTTTTATGTCGAGTAACTCTCAATGCGAAAACTGCAAAGGCATTCAAGGAAAAGATAGATGATGAGTATCGGGTGAACAT GATTTTGGATAATCTTCCTCTGGTTGTCCCTATAAGAAGGCCTGATCAGGAAAATTCTATTGTGTATCAACATGGCTTCCATGTGGGTCTGAGAGGACAGTATGCAGGG AGCAAGGAAGAAAAACATTTTATCCACAATCACTTAACCTTTACAGTCAAGATTCATAAAGATCCAGTGACAGAATTATCAAGGATTGTCGGATTTGAGGTCAGACCATTCAG TATCAGGCATGTATATGATGGTCAATGGAATGAAAAGACCCGTTTAAAAACTTGTGATCCTCATGCAAAAGCCTTGGTTACCAACTCCGAAACTCCTCAAGAGGTTgaagataagaaggaaattatatttacGTATGATGTTAACTTCGAG GAGAGTGATGTGAAATGGGCATCTCGGTGGGATACCTATCTTCTGATGGCTGATGATCAAATTCACTGGTTCTCAATTGTTAATTCTTTGATGATTGTTCTTTTCCTCTCGGGCATGGTGGCTATGATCATGTTGCGGACACTTTACCGGGACATCTCCAAGTACAACCAGTTAGAGACTCAGGAAGAAGCCCAAGAAGAGACAGGGTGGAAACTGGTGCATGGGGATGTTTTCAGGCCTCCATCAAACCCAGACTTACTATGTGTTTACGCTGGGACAGGAGTTCAGTTTTTTGGGATGATTGTTGTCACTATGATGTTTGCTGTCCTTGGATTCCTCTCTCCCTCAAACCGGGGTGGATTGATGACGGCCATGCTTTTACTCTGGGTCTTTATGGGACTGTTTGCTGGATATTTTGCAGCCCGCCTCTATAAGATGTTCAAGGGGGCAGAATGGAAGAAAATTGCTCTCAAAACAGCTTTCTTGTTTCCTGCAACTGTCTTTGCGATTTTCTTCATCCTGAATGCTGTAATTTGGGGGCAGAGGTCCTCTGGGGCAGTGCCATTCGGAACCATGTTTGCTCTGGTTTTCTTGTGGTTTGGCATCTCAGTTCCCCTTGTTTTTGTGGGTAGTTATGTGGGTTTTAGGAAGCCTGCAATTGAGGATCCTGTGAAAACCAATAAGATCCCTAGGCAGATCCCTGAACAGGCTTGGTACATGAACCCAGCATTCTCTATCTTAATTGGAGGCATACTCCCCTTTGGTGCCGTTTTTATCGAGCTCTTTTTCATCCTCACTTCAATATGGTTGCAACAGTTCTATTACATATTTGGGTTCCTCTTCATTGTCTTCCTCATCCTTATTGTCACATGTGCCGAGATTACAATTGTACTTTGCTACTTCCAGCTGTGCAGTGAGGACTACCTCTGGTGGTGGAGGTCGTATTTGACTTCGGGTTCCTCTGCACTCTATCTTTT